A stretch of the Filimonas lacunae genome encodes the following:
- a CDS encoding MauE/DoxX family redox-associated membrane protein — protein MTKKLLTIEVICSLLIFLFMYASISKFLNVHALRHDMMNQPIPKWLARILMWLIPILEVVFALCLLFSKTRKLGLWGAFGLMLVFTLYAAFILAHFFAYVPCGCGGVINTLTWPQHLVFNIFFMLIAGLGLLLTRNVKIPAPVL, from the coding sequence ATGACTAAAAAACTGCTCACCATTGAAGTGATTTGTTCACTTCTCATTTTCCTGTTTATGTATGCCAGTATTTCCAAGTTTTTAAATGTACATGCGTTACGGCATGATATGATGAACCAGCCCATTCCCAAATGGCTGGCGAGAATTCTGATGTGGCTGATTCCTATATTAGAAGTAGTGTTTGCCCTATGCTTACTGTTTAGCAAAACCCGCAAGCTGGGTTTGTGGGGGGCCTTTGGTTTAATGCTTGTTTTTACCTTATATGCTGCTTTTATATTAGCTCATTTTTTTGCGTACGTTCCGTGCGGATGCGGCGGTGTTATTAACACCCTCACGTGGCCGCAACACCTGGTATTTAATATATTCTTTATGTTAATAGCCGGATTGGGTTTATTATTAACGCGAAACGTAAAAATTCCCGCTCCAGTGTTATGA
- a CDS encoding FecR family protein: MNKYIDNDKELARLLALFLQNKAHPEEIKEMLALIREAGGEDAWNHFLAGNAHLPHPEETPLLPVKTKLIHSAFFQIGMILILHVCFCFYLYRNVSISSSDKPAMTVVKKSKTDTYISLPDSSSIILEAGSTLAYPEEFSGRLREVELKGRAYFTISPNAASPFLIHAADGLTITVLGTRLDVKAYKGEKEITVTVQSGKVRVEGGQRVLGVLTANNQIKVNTNTYAFTTKVISANETIEWLGKDLLFRDKPLQSITDLFAKRFNVHFVFQPTELAHINVTSSFDGTESLKEIVDTLSEIISVSYSINGNEVVFTQL, translated from the coding sequence ATGAATAAATACATAGATAATGATAAGGAACTGGCCAGGTTGCTGGCTTTGTTCCTTCAAAATAAAGCACATCCTGAGGAGATAAAGGAGATGCTTGCATTAATAAGGGAGGCAGGTGGCGAGGATGCCTGGAATCATTTTCTTGCTGGAAACGCACATTTGCCACATCCGGAAGAAACGCCCTTGTTGCCTGTTAAAACCAAACTGATTCATTCTGCATTCTTCCAGATAGGAATGATATTGATACTGCATGTGTGCTTCTGCTTTTACTTGTATAGGAATGTATCTATTTCTTCTTCGGACAAACCGGCAATGACAGTTGTGAAAAAGAGTAAAACGGATACGTATATTTCTTTGCCGGATTCCAGCAGCATTATATTGGAAGCGGGTAGCACATTAGCTTATCCGGAAGAATTTTCCGGGCGATTGCGGGAAGTGGAATTGAAGGGCCGGGCTTACTTTACTATCAGCCCCAACGCTGCCAGTCCTTTTTTAATACACGCTGCCGATGGCCTTACCATTACCGTGTTAGGTACCAGGTTGGATGTAAAGGCCTATAAGGGAGAAAAAGAGATAACCGTTACCGTGCAATCGGGTAAGGTAAGGGTAGAAGGAGGGCAGCGGGTATTAGGTGTGCTTACTGCTAATAATCAAATTAAAGTAAATACCAACACATATGCTTTCACCACCAAAGTAATATCTGCAAATGAAACTATTGAATGGTTGGGTAAGGACTTGTTATTTCGGGATAAGCCCTTACAAAGCATTACGGACCTGTTTGCCAAACGATTTAATGTTCATTTTGTGTTTCAACCAACGGAGCTTGCCCATATAAATGTCACCAGCAGTTTTGACGGAACGGAATCATTAAAAGAGATTGTTGACACGCTTTCGGAGATCATCAGTGTAAGCTATAGTATAAACGGAAACGAAGTAGTATTTACCCAGCTTTAA
- a CDS encoding SusC/RagA family TonB-linked outer membrane protein, with translation MNVLGLSAHAQTQKIDTTTYAIRFSSGPLSKALELLKDKATLYKFQYEQSAVKGYRIGRIPYKANTVGGWLGILLTDTDLEFVMNDKHQVFIKDKYDGTETVNKGKGAVPQVIPVFSRRVLNEDGDILEGATIAIEESDIRKTADAKGLFQLKNLPAETIIKITCVGYLPYRRKLEEIDAGPIILRYDKRIALDTVTVNTGYESVKRERISGSVSIVDKELFQRKIATGVIDHMDWLVPGFIVNRNILNVSSANEAVYSIRGRSTINSNPLPLVVVDNFPYDGDLANINPADIEAVDVLKDAAAASIWGSLSGNGVIVYTTKKGRYKQPIRASLMSNITVNGNPDLYYAPILSSKDYINMEANLFNMGAYDYTSNNYSYLSPAVAILAQRARNKITSTDSALLLDELAGNDFRKGLERYFYHRGVNQQYNLSIVGGSEDMKHYFSIGFDRNVSPLVRNSMNRFTITENNTNCLFRRKLEINTSLFFARNFMLNNNDGGPFQYPYLKMADDKENPLALPVAYRQSYIDSLDTSKGPLLNWQYRPLDDLRNSDNSTVANEYRANLQLKYKIGKGFTANVGYQYSYGQSVANNYMSDKMFYTRNLINSFTQIDKNTGAVTRPVPLGGIADLVNFSYNSHNIRTMLSYALKKPSGSEFSAIGGYDVRILDVTKRANRLYGYNPETQASRQVDYNSQYPDFATQTPRFIPANSDNARIDNNFFSYYGNASYTYLGKYTVNGSVRFDESNLFGVAFNRKGVPLWSAGVAWIVSREDFFDTSYIDFLKLRVSNGYCGNINTTISAYTTSTQSITPNRFGEIIGSIANPANPDLGWEKIHIVNAGVDFSVLKGRVYGSIEYYWKTGNRLLAPDITDPTIGVAKYMGNFGSMKTKGCDIVINSDNVKGSVQWSTSLLLSFVKDRVVKYNRDKVQVKDALANGVLNPVEGYPLYSVFSFKYKGLNEQGDPIGDIEGSKSTDYNMILQSTDFKGLRYHGSGIPTVFGSIRNAITWKNISISALITYKGGYFFRRNSMSYSKVFAGLSLGHPDYAKRWQKPGDEMITRVPSLIYPSNNERDLVYLYSEDLVESGAHVRWQDVALSYKWDKFNRQMPFTSLKVSCMISNIGILWRANHSNIDPDYIPVDGFKIIPPAKAISLGVTVNF, from the coding sequence ATGAATGTGTTAGGCCTGAGTGCTCACGCACAAACTCAGAAAATAGATACTACTACATACGCTATTCGATTTTCCAGTGGCCCATTAAGTAAAGCATTGGAGCTTTTAAAAGATAAAGCAACACTGTACAAGTTTCAATATGAACAGTCTGCGGTAAAAGGTTACCGTATTGGAAGAATTCCATACAAGGCCAATACAGTAGGTGGATGGCTAGGTATCTTATTAACAGATACTGACTTGGAATTTGTAATGAATGATAAGCATCAGGTTTTTATCAAAGACAAATACGACGGAACAGAAACGGTTAATAAAGGTAAAGGCGCCGTGCCACAGGTGATTCCCGTTTTCTCCCGTAGAGTGTTGAATGAAGACGGAGATATTTTAGAAGGAGCCACCATTGCTATTGAAGAATCGGATATTAGGAAAACGGCCGATGCGAAGGGGCTTTTTCAATTAAAAAATCTCCCTGCTGAAACCATTATAAAAATTACCTGCGTAGGCTATTTGCCTTATCGGAGAAAACTGGAGGAAATAGATGCAGGCCCTATTATTTTACGATATGATAAACGGATTGCTCTTGATACCGTTACTGTGAACACCGGTTACGAATCAGTGAAAAGAGAACGGATATCCGGATCTGTGTCAATTGTGGATAAGGAGTTGTTTCAAAGGAAGATAGCTACCGGCGTAATTGATCATATGGATTGGCTGGTGCCTGGTTTTATTGTGAACAGAAATATACTGAATGTGAGCTCGGCTAACGAAGCTGTTTATTCTATTCGCGGAAGAAGCACTATTAATTCCAATCCATTGCCACTGGTGGTGGTAGATAATTTTCCCTATGATGGCGATCTGGCCAATATAAACCCAGCTGATATAGAAGCAGTAGATGTGCTCAAGGATGCAGCTGCTGCCAGCATATGGGGTTCTTTAAGCGGTAATGGAGTAATTGTGTATACCACTAAGAAAGGGAGATATAAACAGCCGATAAGGGCGTCGTTGATGTCTAATATTACGGTAAATGGCAATCCGGATCTATATTATGCACCTATTCTTAGTTCAAAGGATTACATAAATATGGAGGCGAACCTATTTAATATGGGCGCTTATGATTATACCTCCAATAATTACAGTTATCTGTCTCCGGCAGTAGCTATACTGGCGCAAAGAGCTCGCAACAAAATAACTTCTACTGATTCTGCTTTGTTGTTGGATGAACTGGCGGGTAACGATTTTAGAAAAGGTTTGGAGAGATACTTTTATCACCGTGGCGTAAATCAACAATATAACCTGAGTATTGTCGGAGGAAGTGAGGATATGAAACATTATTTCTCTATAGGATTTGATAGGAATGTATCACCACTGGTGAGAAATAGTATGAACCGGTTCACTATCACTGAAAATAACACGAACTGCCTTTTTCGACGAAAGTTAGAAATAAACACCAGTTTGTTCTTTGCCCGGAATTTTATGTTGAATAATAATGATGGTGGCCCTTTTCAGTATCCTTATTTGAAGATGGCGGATGACAAGGAAAATCCTTTGGCTTTGCCTGTTGCTTACAGGCAATCTTATATTGATTCGCTTGATACAAGTAAGGGACCGTTATTAAATTGGCAATACAGGCCGTTAGATGACTTACGTAATAGTGATAACTCTACGGTTGCGAACGAATATAGGGCTAACCTGCAGTTAAAATATAAAATAGGGAAGGGGTTTACAGCAAATGTAGGTTATCAATATAGTTATGGGCAATCTGTTGCTAATAACTATATGAGTGATAAAATGTTCTATACCAGGAATTTAATTAATTCATTTACCCAGATAGATAAAAATACAGGAGCAGTTACCCGGCCTGTGCCTTTAGGCGGGATTGCTGATTTGGTGAATTTCTCGTATAACTCACATAACATCCGGACAATGCTATCCTATGCGCTGAAAAAGCCTTCTGGCAGTGAATTTAGCGCGATTGGTGGGTACGATGTTAGAATTTTGGATGTGACTAAACGGGCAAACAGGTTATATGGATATAATCCGGAAACACAAGCCAGCAGACAGGTAGATTACAATTCGCAATACCCCGATTTTGCAACCCAGACGCCGCGATTTATTCCAGCAAATTCCGATAATGCACGTATAGACAACAACTTTTTTTCTTACTATGGAAATGCATCTTATACATATTTAGGAAAGTACACGGTAAATGGAAGTGTCCGGTTTGATGAATCTAATTTGTTTGGTGTTGCTTTTAACAGAAAGGGAGTGCCTTTGTGGTCTGCCGGAGTAGCATGGATAGTGAGTAGGGAAGACTTTTTTGATACAAGTTACATAGACTTCTTAAAGCTGAGAGTCTCTAATGGGTATTGCGGTAATATCAACACCACCATTTCTGCCTATACCACTTCTACGCAATCTATCACTCCTAACAGGTTTGGTGAAATTATTGGCTCAATAGCTAACCCTGCTAATCCTGATTTAGGATGGGAAAAGATACATATTGTAAATGCAGGCGTTGATTTCAGTGTTTTAAAGGGGCGTGTGTATGGTAGCATTGAATACTATTGGAAAACCGGCAACCGCCTGTTGGCTCCTGATATCACCGATCCAACAATAGGAGTTGCAAAGTATATGGGCAACTTCGGTAGTATGAAAACCAAGGGGTGCGACATTGTTATTAACAGCGACAATGTGAAAGGGAGTGTGCAATGGTCAACCAGTTTGCTGCTCTCGTTTGTAAAAGATCGGGTAGTGAAATATAATAGGGATAAAGTGCAGGTAAAAGATGCCTTGGCTAATGGTGTGCTGAATCCGGTAGAAGGGTACCCTTTGTATTCCGTATTTAGTTTCAAATACAAGGGACTGAATGAGCAGGGCGATCCCATAGGAGATATTGAGGGCAGTAAAAGTACGGACTATAACATGATTCTTCAGTCTACGGATTTTAAAGGATTGCGTTATCATGGTTCTGGAATACCTACTGTATTTGGAAGTATCAGAAACGCTATAACATGGAAGAACATTTCCATTTCTGCATTAATCACTTATAAAGGAGGTTATTTCTTTAGAAGAAATAGTATGAGTTACTCCAAAGTATTTGCAGGGTTGTCTTTAGGCCATCCAGATTATGCTAAACGTTGGCAAAAGCCAGGTGATGAAATGATTACAAGGGTGCCTTCGTTAATCTATCCTTCTAACAATGAGCGCGATCTGGTATATCTCTACTCTGAAGATCTTGTTGAAAGTGGCGCACATGTTCGTTGGCAAGATGTGGCTCTATCATACAAGTGGGATAAATTCAATCGTCAGATGCCATTTACTTCACTGAAGGTGTCCTGCATGATAAGTAATATTGGGATACTTTGGCGGGCTAATCATAGTAATATAGATCCTGATTATATTCCTGTTGATGGCTTTAAAATTATTCCACCTGCAAAAGCGATTTCTTTAGGTGTAACTGTAAATTTTTAG
- a CDS encoding RagB/SusD family nutrient uptake outer membrane protein → MKRTSILFIGAVLLWVGCRKDLLNEKPISTIVTPTTYEAFWSLLDNENVMDQSPMLSELSADDYYFVSDYWNKRSVLERNAYIWAKDIYEGNGEVYDWNAPYAQVLNCNVVLKGLEQLSADAGITLWKNTRGTALFKRCFAFFNLAQIFAPVYDSITANVALGIPLRFEPDVTSTTVRSTVEQTYQQIITDLKSASKLLSQTIPDKYTNRPSRAAAFALLSRVYLSMRRYEDAGKYADSSLQLFGSLIDYNSVNAGAFLPFAVDSPENIYNAYFAAPTMSSILPVLGEAIIDSSLYASYEVSDLRKAIFFSTGSGKIRRKNFYDGGVARLYTGLAVDEMVLNRAECNARLHYTEKAMDDMNWLMRNRYVNNLWPPPALSTVEEVLKFILTERRKELVMRGLRWIDLRRLNMEGAKIEPIRIINGNIHKLPPNSNLYTLPIPPDVISKTGIPQNIRD, encoded by the coding sequence ATGAAGAGGACTTCCATTTTGTTTATAGGCGCTGTTCTGTTATGGGTGGGGTGCAGAAAAGATTTGCTGAACGAGAAACCTATTAGTACTATCGTTACTCCCACCACTTACGAAGCATTCTGGTCTTTGTTGGATAACGAAAATGTAATGGATCAATCTCCTATGTTGTCTGAATTGTCGGCAGATGACTACTATTTTGTGTCTGATTACTGGAACAAGCGGTCTGTTTTAGAAAGGAATGCGTATATCTGGGCTAAAGATATTTACGAAGGCAATGGCGAAGTGTATGATTGGAATGCGCCTTATGCACAAGTGTTGAATTGCAATGTGGTGTTGAAAGGGCTGGAGCAATTGAGCGCTGATGCAGGTATTACATTATGGAAAAATACCCGCGGCACTGCTTTATTTAAAAGATGTTTTGCCTTTTTTAATCTGGCCCAGATTTTTGCCCCGGTATATGATAGTATAACTGCGAATGTGGCTTTGGGAATTCCTTTACGTTTTGAACCAGATGTAACCAGCACCACAGTCAGATCTACTGTTGAGCAAACCTATCAACAGATTATTACAGATTTGAAAAGTGCCAGTAAATTACTTTCACAGACCATTCCGGATAAATACACCAACAGGCCTTCCAGGGCTGCGGCCTTTGCTTTGCTATCCCGTGTATACTTATCTATGCGGAGGTATGAAGATGCTGGTAAGTATGCGGATAGTAGTTTGCAGTTGTTTGGTTCTCTTATTGATTATAACTCTGTAAATGCCGGAGCATTTCTGCCTTTTGCAGTAGACAGTCCTGAGAATATATACAATGCTTACTTTGCTGCACCTACCATGTCGTCTATACTTCCGGTATTGGGCGAAGCTATTATTGATTCCAGCTTGTATGCATCGTATGAAGTGTCTGATTTACGAAAAGCTATTTTCTTTTCCACTGGTTCTGGTAAAATAAGACGTAAGAATTTTTATGATGGTGGAGTTGCTCGTTTGTATACTGGTCTGGCTGTTGATGAAATGGTGCTCAATCGGGCAGAATGTAATGCCCGTTTGCATTATACAGAAAAAGCTATGGATGACATGAACTGGTTAATGCGTAACAGGTATGTGAATAATTTATGGCCGCCGCCTGCGCTATCTACCGTTGAAGAAGTATTGAAATTTATTTTAACAGAGCGAAGAAAAGAGTTAGTGATGCGTGGATTAAGATGGATAGACTTACGAAGACTGAATATGGAAGGTGCTAAAATAGAACCCATACGAATCATTAATGGGAATATACACAAATTACCGCCTAACAGTAACTTATATACATTGCCCATACCACCTGATGTGATAAGCAAAACAGGAATTCCCCAAAACATAAGAGATTAA
- a CDS encoding DUF6520 family protein, with the protein MKKMKVTFMLVAVCLGIGGAFASKKFNAACIDNQQYIYVSGVGYMEVYPATYICASNSSAICTYYKSNIAPVTYTICVYGIYTTQ; encoded by the coding sequence ATGAAGAAGATGAAAGTAACTTTCATGTTGGTAGCCGTATGTCTTGGTATTGGCGGAGCCTTTGCCAGTAAGAAATTTAACGCTGCATGTATTGATAACCAGCAGTACATCTACGTTTCAGGGGTCGGTTATATGGAAGTATATCCTGCAACTTATATATGCGCCAGCAATAGCTCAGCAATCTGCACCTATTACAAATCTAATATCGCTCCTGTAACATACACTATTTGTGTGTACGGAATCTATACAACACAATAG
- a CDS encoding amidohydrolase, producing MKKTLLLVLLLCHITAYSQIDSVTINQLIANVEKKVIAWRRDIHEHPELGNQEVRTAALIARHLQQLGLEVKAGVAKTGVVGILKGGLPGPVVALRADMDALPVTEKPHVPFASTVTTLYNNQQTGVMHACGHDAHVAILMGVAEVLSAVKKQLHGTVTFIFQPAEEGGPAGEEAGAKLMVKEGVMDHPKVDVVFGLHMAALTEVGKITYRPGGTMASACDMKITVTGKSSHGAYPWASVDPIVVASQIVGNLQTIVSRNLNVTENAGVVTIGSINGGNRFNIIPEKVEMMGTVRALSPEDEKMMYEKIRLITAKTAELNGATAVAEVPYKIYNPVTWNDITLTNTMLSSLRKSAGDTNVVMVPAQTIAEDFSWYAQKAPALFIFLGALPPGTDPKKAAPHHTADFFIDENSFKTGIKAMVNLAIDYTQTITTPSH from the coding sequence ATGAAAAAAACGCTGCTTCTTGTTTTACTGTTATGCCACATAACAGCCTATAGTCAAATAGATTCCGTAACCATTAACCAACTGATTGCCAACGTAGAAAAGAAAGTAATTGCCTGGCGTAGGGATATACACGAACATCCTGAATTAGGTAACCAGGAAGTGCGTACAGCAGCATTAATAGCCCGGCACTTGCAACAACTGGGACTGGAAGTAAAAGCCGGGGTAGCTAAAACAGGTGTGGTAGGCATTTTAAAGGGCGGATTACCCGGCCCCGTTGTGGCCTTACGTGCCGATATGGATGCCCTGCCTGTAACTGAAAAGCCGCATGTGCCTTTTGCATCTACCGTAACCACCCTGTACAATAACCAGCAAACAGGTGTTATGCATGCCTGCGGACATGATGCCCATGTAGCTATTTTAATGGGTGTAGCCGAAGTACTGTCCGCCGTAAAAAAGCAACTCCATGGTACGGTTACCTTTATTTTCCAGCCAGCGGAAGAAGGCGGCCCTGCCGGTGAAGAAGCGGGCGCCAAACTGATGGTAAAAGAAGGAGTAATGGACCATCCTAAGGTAGATGTGGTATTCGGGTTGCATATGGCTGCACTTACCGAAGTGGGGAAGATCACCTACCGCCCGGGTGGCACCATGGCCAGCGCCTGCGATATGAAAATTACGGTTACAGGTAAGTCCAGCCACGGCGCTTATCCTTGGGCTTCTGTTGACCCCATTGTAGTGGCTTCACAAATAGTGGGCAACCTGCAAACCATTGTAAGCCGCAATTTAAATGTAACAGAAAATGCAGGCGTAGTAACCATTGGCAGCATCAACGGCGGTAATCGTTTTAACATCATTCCCGAAAAAGTAGAGATGATGGGCACTGTAAGAGCTTTAAGTCCGGAGGATGAAAAAATGATGTATGAAAAAATACGTCTTATCACGGCCAAAACCGCTGAACTGAACGGAGCTACTGCTGTAGCGGAGGTGCCTTATAAAATATATAACCCGGTTACCTGGAATGATATCACCCTCACCAACACCATGCTATCTTCTTTACGCAAATCGGCAGGAGATACCAATGTGGTGATGGTACCCGCACAAACCATTGCCGAAGATTTTTCGTGGTACGCTCAAAAAGCCCCTGCCTTGTTTATATTTTTAGGCGCTTTACCACCAGGTACTGATCCTAAAAAAGCAGCTCCACACCATACCGCTGATTTCTTTATCGATGAAAACAGTTTTAAAACAGGGATTAAAGCCATGGTGAACCTGGCTATTGATTATACACAAACTATTACCACACCTTCCCACTAA
- a CDS encoding DUF4870 domain-containing protein: protein MDAREQQVHRWSMLCHLAALAGFFFWPGNVLGPLIVWQLKKNELPEIDEHGKAAFNFQLTLFIVNVIVKFVLASTVGYHVFWGAPFLAFGSGFGLLTVLSIINVIGWVLAIVAGIRANNGELYKYPFSYRFVR from the coding sequence ATGGATGCACGAGAACAACAGGTACACAGATGGTCTATGTTGTGTCACCTGGCTGCACTTGCCGGCTTTTTTTTCTGGCCGGGTAATGTATTAGGCCCTTTGATTGTATGGCAGTTGAAGAAGAATGAACTGCCTGAGATTGATGAACACGGAAAAGCAGCTTTTAACTTTCAGCTGACTTTATTTATTGTGAATGTGATTGTAAAATTTGTGCTGGCCAGCACGGTAGGATATCATGTTTTCTGGGGCGCGCCTTTTCTTGCTTTCGGTAGTGGGTTTGGGTTATTAACAGTATTGTCCATTATCAATGTAATAGGCTGGGTATTGGCTATTGTGGCGGGCATTCGGGCTAATAATGGCGAGTTGTACAAATATCCTTTTAGCTATCGTTTTGTAAGGTAA
- a CDS encoding SRPBCC family protein, with protein MSKEQFTVNIHAKREKVWDILWNPATYPLWTAPFAAGSRAETDWKKGSKVLFLDAKGDGMIAQIVESIASEYMSIEHKGEIINGVEDTESERVKQWAGAQENYTLQSEGSDTRLLIEMDIAPEFAAMFNEKWPQALAKLKELAEA; from the coding sequence ATGAGCAAAGAACAATTTACCGTCAACATTCATGCAAAGCGGGAGAAAGTATGGGATATACTGTGGAATCCTGCTACCTACCCATTATGGACAGCGCCCTTTGCCGCCGGTTCGCGTGCCGAAACGGATTGGAAAAAGGGAAGTAAGGTGTTATTCCTGGATGCGAAAGGCGATGGAATGATTGCTCAAATTGTAGAAAGCATTGCGTCGGAGTATATGTCCATAGAACATAAGGGAGAGATTATTAACGGAGTAGAAGACACAGAAAGTGAAAGAGTAAAACAATGGGCAGGAGCCCAGGAAAACTATACGTTACAAAGTGAGGGCAGCGATACCAGGTTACTGATTGAAATGGATATTGCTCCGGAATTTGCAGCTATGTTTAATGAAAAATGGCCCCAGGCGCTTGCTAAACTGAAAGAACTGGCTGAGGCCTGA
- a CDS encoding alpha-L-fucosidase, whose protein sequence is MKKADNAFRKRKGPIVMKRILFVVLNLTGLYGTAQKLELPPPSPLPSFNVVAPERSVAMGNPDSFPEVKMDFPIATGPFEPTWQSINDHYPQYPDWLREAKFGIWVHFGPQASGLSGDWYARRMYVEGEASYANHVRDDGHPATPEHGYKDLLKTWNPVHYNPAKLVKTYHDAGARFLFIQGVHHDNYDLWNSAYQPWNSVNIGPKRDLLNEWATAVRAADMHYGITFHHEYTWWWWESAYRSDSAGKYAGIPYDGALTARRDTSAWWAPYDLRMLYGPNMREYKGIGESRYAPLKGIFTQHLTYAHWYANNWALRMLDAINKYDPDFIYTDGNSTQPFSGFKSGTGYKCDAAQRVVASYYNQALRLRGKTDVFSVVKFHPAGRKGVVTTFEGKFPKTIKTDQPWIGENALGDWYYGPGFVYSADAVIRFLLECVSRDGCYAVSIPIRPDGSLAPECERMLTDIGKWMTINGDGIYGSKAWKKIGEGKDSLRVLPSGNLGKKQAEFVFAPTDIRFTEGKDGNVYVYCMTVPKAGTKLAITSLGWDAHLLPENIQAVELLGYPHPVQWKQAGDALHITFPAATHAKTAVCFRIKTKTI, encoded by the coding sequence ATGAAGAAAGCGGATAACGCTTTTAGAAAACGAAAGGGACCCATTGTAATGAAAAGGATATTGTTTGTTGTACTGAATCTGACAGGTTTGTATGGAACTGCTCAAAAACTGGAATTGCCACCGCCTTCCCCCCTTCCTTCTTTTAATGTTGTGGCACCGGAAAGGTCGGTAGCTATGGGCAACCCGGATTCTTTCCCCGAAGTAAAAATGGATTTTCCGATAGCTACTGGTCCTTTTGAACCTACCTGGCAATCTATCAACGATCATTACCCGCAATACCCCGATTGGTTGCGGGAAGCGAAGTTTGGTATCTGGGTGCATTTTGGCCCGCAGGCTTCCGGCTTAAGCGGCGATTGGTATGCCCGCAGGATGTATGTAGAAGGGGAAGCGTCTTATGCCAATCATGTGCGTGATGATGGGCACCCTGCTACGCCGGAGCATGGTTATAAAGACCTGCTGAAAACCTGGAACCCCGTGCACTATAATCCCGCAAAACTGGTGAAAACATATCACGATGCCGGCGCTCGTTTTTTGTTTATACAAGGGGTGCATCATGATAACTATGATTTATGGAACTCTGCCTATCAGCCCTGGAACTCTGTGAATATAGGGCCTAAGCGCGATTTGCTGAATGAATGGGCTACCGCAGTGCGGGCAGCTGATATGCACTATGGCATCACTTTTCACCACGAGTATACCTGGTGGTGGTGGGAATCGGCTTACCGCAGCGATTCGGCAGGGAAGTATGCCGGAATACCATACGATGGTGCACTCACAGCACGAAGAGATACCAGTGCCTGGTGGGCGCCGTATGATCTGCGCATGCTTTATGGGCCTAATATGCGTGAATACAAAGGCATAGGCGAATCGCGCTATGCACCGTTAAAAGGCATTTTTACGCAGCATCTTACCTATGCCCATTGGTACGCCAATAACTGGGCGCTGCGTATGCTGGATGCTATTAACAAATACGATCCTGATTTTATTTATACCGATGGAAACAGCACACAACCTTTCAGTGGTTTTAAAAGTGGTACAGGGTATAAGTGTGATGCCGCCCAGCGGGTAGTAGCTTCTTACTACAATCAGGCTTTGCGTTTGCGTGGTAAGACTGATGTGTTTAGTGTGGTGAAGTTTCACCCGGCTGGTAGAAAAGGGGTGGTCACCACCTTTGAAGGTAAGTTTCCAAAAACGATTAAAACCGATCAGCCCTGGATAGGCGAGAATGCGTTGGGCGATTGGTATTATGGTCCTGGCTTTGTGTATAGTGCCGATGCGGTGATCCGTTTCTTACTGGAATGTGTATCGCGCGATGGTTGTTATGCAGTAAGCATTCCTATTCGTCCGGATGGTTCGCTGGCTCCGGAATGTGAACGTATGCTGACGGATATTGGCAAATGGATGACTATTAACGGGGATGGTATTTATGGCAGCAAGGCCTGGAAAAAAATAGGAGAAGGTAAGGATAGCCTGCGTGTGCTGCCATCGGGCAACCTGGGAAAGAAGCAGGCTGAGTTTGTGTTTGCACCCACGGATATACGGTTTACAGAAGGCAAAGATGGGAATGTATATGTGTATTGCATGACGGTGCCCAAAGCAGGTACTAAGCTGGCCATTACTTCGCTGGGTTGGGATGCCCACCTGTTACCGGAAAATATACAAGCCGTAGAGTTATTAGGTTATCCGCACCCTGTGCAATGGAAACAGGCAGGGGATGCGTTGCATATTACCTTTCCGGCTGCTACACATGCTAAAACAGCAGTTTGCTTCCGTATAAAAACTAAAACTATCTGA